A stretch of the Sulfurimonas sp. HSL-1656 genome encodes the following:
- a CDS encoding D-2-hydroxyacid dehydrogenase, whose protein sequence is MKIVLLDTLTYGDTDLGGFNAFGEVDAYETTAPEETAERIANTDVIVTNKVVITDEMMAATPTLKLICVAATGTNNVDIPAAEARGIAVRNVAGYSTDSVIQHTFSMLFYLLGHSRYYDSYVKNGDWARSEVFTHVGRPFHEIKGKTWGIIGLGEIGRGVAAVAKAFGAEVRYYSTSGKNDNADYEKVTLSRLLEESDIVTIHAPFNASTKGLIGHSELLIMKDGAVLLNLGRGGIVDERALAAIIDAKPIYVGLDVLEKEPMSAGHPLMEIEHKERLYITPHIAWTSVEARDALIAKVIENIRTFVNA, encoded by the coding sequence ATGAAGATCGTTTTGCTCGACACGTTGACCTACGGCGACACGGACCTCGGTGGTTTCAACGCCTTCGGCGAGGTGGACGCTTACGAGACGACGGCGCCGGAAGAGACGGCGGAGCGCATCGCTAACACCGACGTTATCGTCACAAACAAGGTCGTTATCACCGATGAGATGATGGCAGCGACCCCGACGTTGAAACTGATCTGCGTGGCCGCGACGGGAACGAACAACGTCGATATCCCCGCCGCCGAAGCACGCGGTATCGCCGTCAGGAACGTTGCGGGCTACTCTACCGACTCCGTCATCCAGCACACCTTCTCCATGCTCTTTTACCTCCTGGGCCACAGCCGCTATTACGACAGCTACGTCAAGAACGGCGACTGGGCACGCAGCGAGGTTTTCACCCATGTCGGACGTCCTTTTCATGAGATCAAGGGCAAGACCTGGGGCATCATCGGCCTGGGCGAGATCGGCCGGGGCGTCGCCGCCGTCGCAAAGGCCTTCGGGGCGGAGGTGCGCTACTACTCCACCTCGGGGAAAAACGACAACGCCGACTATGAAAAGGTGACCCTGAGCCGCCTGCTCGAGGAGAGCGACATCGTCACCATCCATGCCCCGTTCAACGCTTCGACAAAGGGGCTCATCGGCCACTCCGAGCTGCTCATTATGAAAGACGGGGCCGTCCTGCTCAACCTCGGGCGCGGCGGGATCGTCGACGAGCGGGCCCTGGCGGCCATCATCGATGCTAAACCGATTTATGTCGGCCTCGACGTCCTTGAAAAAGAGCCGATGAGCGCGGGCCACCCGCTGATGGAAATCGAGCACAAAGAGCGCCTCTACATCACCCCGCACATCGCCTGGACCTCCGTCGAGGCGCGCGATGCCCTCATTGCCAAAGTGATCGAAAACATCCGTACTTTCGTCAATGCCTGA
- a CDS encoding DedA family protein, giving the protein MPDAYGPLGLFLSAFLAATLLPFSSEAALAAALSAGMESGVALTAASAGNILAILVNYLLGFWLYEKTHTKLEASKTGRKALAAGHRYGYAALLLSWLPVIGDPLTLVAGMVRLNLVWFLLLAGGLRIVRYWLIAQAF; this is encoded by the coding sequence ATGCCTGATGCCTACGGCCCTCTGGGGCTGTTCCTTTCCGCTTTCCTTGCCGCGACCCTGCTGCCGTTCAGTTCCGAAGCCGCCCTTGCAGCCGCCCTTTCGGCCGGAATGGAAAGCGGGGTGGCACTGACGGCGGCTTCCGCCGGAAATATCCTCGCGATCCTCGTCAACTATCTTCTCGGATTCTGGCTCTACGAAAAGACCCATACGAAACTGGAAGCGAGTAAAACGGGGCGCAAAGCGCTCGCTGCGGGGCACCGCTACGGCTATGCGGCCCTGCTGCTGAGCTGGCTGCCGGTCATCGGGGACCCGCTGACCCTGGTGGCGGGCATGGTTCGGCTCAATCTCGTATGGTTTTTACTGCTTGCCGGGGGCCTGCGGATTGTGCGCTACTGGCTGATCGCGCAGGCGTTCTAG
- a CDS encoding CDP-alcohol phosphatidyltransferase family protein gives MNAPLWTIPNLISLFRLACAPFLVLSGLSESAIPFFTILSLMLVSDALDGFLARLLRQTSVLGAKLDSYGDYATYMAVALGAWLQWPERIEREAPFILLAIAVFVLPAIASIMKFKRFASYHTWITKISAVLMSLGIFALLVFDLSWPFYVAVAVLVVEAAENIAITLTLDAPETDIRSWWHLRRRR, from the coding sequence ATGAACGCACCGTTATGGACCATCCCCAACCTCATCAGCCTTTTCCGCCTGGCCTGCGCCCCGTTTCTCGTGCTCTCCGGGCTCTCCGAGAGTGCGATCCCCTTCTTTACGATCCTCTCGCTGATGCTGGTATCCGACGCCCTCGACGGCTTCCTGGCCCGCCTGCTCCGCCAGACCAGCGTGCTCGGGGCAAAGCTCGACAGCTACGGCGATTACGCCACCTACATGGCCGTGGCGCTCGGCGCGTGGCTGCAGTGGCCCGAGCGTATCGAGCGCGAAGCCCCCTTCATCCTCCTGGCCATCGCCGTTTTTGTCCTGCCGGCCATCGCCAGCATCATGAAATTCAAGCGCTTTGCCAGCTACCACACGTGGATCACCAAGATTTCGGCGGTCCTGATGAGTCTCGGCATCTTCGCTCTGCTCGTTTTCGACCTCTCCTGGCCCTTCTATGTCGCCGTCGCAGTCCTTGTCGTCGAAGCGGCCGAGAATATTGCCATCACGCTGACCCTCGACGCCCCGGAGACGGACATCCGCTCCTGGTGGCACCTGCGCCGTCGCCGCTAG
- a CDS encoding thioredoxin domain-containing protein, translating into MLELTDATYSQFVAEMEQPLFIDFYSPTCGPCQQVLAQLPALEKHFEGKAVIAKVDVTRNPKLAAKYEIRSVPFCVSIGAKDKMVKDYELGAAAPARYIRMIEKAQGKGLLARLFGK; encoded by the coding sequence ATGCTTGAATTGACCGATGCCACCTATTCGCAATTCGTCGCGGAGATGGAGCAGCCGCTTTTTATCGACTTCTACTCACCGACCTGCGGCCCCTGCCAGCAGGTACTGGCCCAGCTGCCCGCCCTGGAGAAGCACTTTGAAGGCAAAGCGGTCATCGCCAAGGTCGATGTGACCCGCAACCCGAAACTGGCCGCCAAATACGAGATCCGCAGCGTCCCGTTCTGCGTCAGCATCGGGGCAAAAGACAAGATGGTGAAGGATTATGAACTGGGGGCCGCCGCGCCGGCACGCTATATCCGTATGATCGAAAAGGCGCAGGGGAAAGGGCTGTTGGCGCGGCTGTTCGGGAAGTAG
- a CDS encoding AEC family transporter, producing the protein MNSAIVSVLGIYLFIGVGYLAKRSFKAQIDERTITLLSVYFLQIFLTLWGLLKRPIDTTLLQTPLLYIGITLSLVAVTMFASRLLFTDVKERSIATVAALIGNTGNLGIPLGIALFGEESVPYTTIINLANVFFVYTFGVYYYSRGNFSVRDSLLNIVKLPVLWAAFVAIALNLGGYRPSGTIEETLTMGAYASMVMQLVLFGIYLYDTKLTQLNRVLIGWVNGLKFLAVPAVTYAILSLTDLPEMVKGILFMEMLMPLAVANVNLASLYDCRPKALTALVFITSVLFLGIIFAAMRYVPWLTI; encoded by the coding sequence ATGAATTCCGCCATCGTCTCGGTACTGGGCATCTATCTTTTCATCGGCGTGGGCTACCTGGCCAAACGCAGTTTCAAAGCGCAGATCGACGAACGCACCATCACTCTGCTCTCGGTCTACTTTCTGCAGATCTTCTTGACATTGTGGGGGCTGCTCAAACGTCCTATCGACACGACGCTGCTGCAGACGCCGCTGCTCTACATCGGCATCACCCTCTCCCTCGTCGCCGTGACGATGTTCGCTTCGCGCCTGCTCTTTACCGACGTGAAAGAGCGTTCCATCGCCACCGTCGCCGCACTGATCGGCAATACAGGCAACCTCGGCATCCCGCTGGGCATCGCGCTCTTCGGAGAGGAGAGCGTCCCCTACACGACCATCATCAACCTCGCCAACGTCTTTTTCGTCTACACCTTCGGCGTCTACTACTACTCGCGCGGCAACTTCAGCGTGCGCGATTCGCTGCTCAATATCGTCAAACTCCCCGTGCTCTGGGCCGCCTTCGTCGCCATCGCGCTGAACCTCGGCGGCTACCGCCCTTCGGGCACGATCGAAGAGACGCTGACAATGGGTGCCTACGCCTCGATGGTGATGCAGCTCGTGCTGTTCGGCATCTACCTCTATGACACGAAGCTCACCCAGCTCAACCGCGTGCTCATCGGCTGGGTCAACGGACTGAAATTCCTCGCTGTCCCCGCCGTCACCTACGCCATTTTGTCGCTGACGGACCTGCCGGAAATGGTCAAGGGGATCCTCTTCATGGAGATGCTGATGCCCCTCGCCGTCGCCAACGTCAACCTGGCGTCGCTGTACGACTGCCGCCCCAAGGCGTTGACGGCTCTCGTCTTCATCACCTCCGTCCTCTTCCTGGGGATCATCTTCGCCGCCATGCGCTACGTGCCGTGGTTGACAATCTAG
- a CDS encoding FAD-dependent oxidoreductase: MVDVLVVGGGGAGMAAALSAKEAGASVAVLGKSYPTRSQTCMAQGGINAALGHAGDDSVEMHIADTLKSAQGLADEAAVAALCSEGIDALQWLDAIGVPFSRNDDAQIAQRRLGGASAPRACYAQDYSGLKILHTLYDQCNRAGIPFYNERFLLDIIVEGDRACGVKVLDIRSGAVEVYMAGAVILATGGYSKLYGRHSTNAAGSSGDGHAAALRAGARLSDMEFVQFHPTGLAGSSILISESARGAGGYLLNGKGERFIDECLPRDRVARAIHDQIMAGERVTLDIRHLGEAFIDGELPQERKLAQRYEGVDPVYEPIPIKPVAHYTMGGIEVGADSQTAVTGLFAAGECANHRVHGANRLGGNSLLELIVFGRQAGANAAAVAKSGSAEAQPATAEAPELEACFNDAPEVDFYARRDTLATLFYEQVGLVRDAERLRSALDAVKAMQTELPKMGVVDRNGAYNTNRTDFLEFVNLLTVAEAVAEGALRREESRGAHYRSDFPEADAALAVHSLSCIKEEGLCFDFQ; the protein is encoded by the coding sequence ATGGTTGATGTATTAGTAGTCGGCGGCGGCGGTGCAGGTATGGCAGCGGCACTCTCCGCCAAAGAGGCGGGGGCATCGGTGGCGGTGCTCGGCAAGAGTTACCCTACCCGTTCGCAGACCTGTATGGCGCAGGGCGGCATCAATGCAGCCCTGGGGCACGCAGGTGACGACAGTGTGGAAATGCATATCGCCGATACCCTCAAGTCCGCCCAGGGGCTGGCCGACGAAGCGGCCGTCGCGGCGCTCTGCTCCGAAGGGATCGATGCCCTGCAGTGGCTTGACGCGATCGGGGTGCCGTTCAGCCGCAATGACGATGCGCAGATCGCCCAGCGGCGACTGGGCGGCGCTTCCGCCCCGCGGGCCTGTTACGCCCAGGACTACAGCGGGTTGAAGATCCTCCATACCCTTTACGACCAGTGCAACCGCGCGGGCATCCCCTTTTACAACGAACGTTTCCTGCTCGACATCATCGTCGAAGGGGATCGGGCCTGCGGCGTCAAGGTCCTCGATATCCGCAGCGGTGCCGTCGAAGTGTACATGGCCGGGGCGGTGATCCTCGCGACGGGCGGCTACAGCAAGCTCTACGGCCGCCACTCGACCAATGCCGCCGGCAGCAGCGGCGACGGCCACGCAGCGGCGCTACGGGCCGGTGCGCGGCTCAGTGACATGGAGTTCGTGCAGTTCCACCCGACGGGCCTGGCGGGCTCCTCCATCCTCATCTCCGAGAGCGCCCGGGGGGCCGGCGGCTACCTGCTTAACGGCAAAGGCGAGCGTTTTATCGACGAGTGCCTCCCCCGCGACCGGGTGGCGCGTGCGATTCACGATCAGATCATGGCCGGCGAGAGGGTCACCCTGGATATCCGCCACCTCGGTGAAGCCTTTATCGACGGCGAACTCCCCCAGGAACGCAAGCTCGCGCAGCGCTACGAAGGGGTCGACCCGGTGTACGAGCCGATCCCGATCAAGCCGGTGGCGCATTACACGATGGGGGGCATCGAGGTCGGTGCGGATTCGCAGACGGCCGTGACGGGGCTCTTTGCCGCCGGCGAATGCGCCAATCACCGTGTCCACGGTGCGAACCGTCTCGGCGGGAACTCGCTGCTGGAGCTGATCGTTTTCGGCCGCCAGGCGGGGGCGAATGCGGCTGCCGTGGCAAAAAGCGGCAGCGCAGAGGCGCAGCCTGCAACGGCAGAAGCTCCGGAGCTGGAGGCGTGTTTCAACGACGCCCCCGAGGTCGACTTCTACGCCCGCCGCGACACCCTGGCGACGCTCTTTTACGAGCAGGTCGGCCTGGTGCGTGACGCCGAACGTCTGCGCTCGGCGCTTGACGCGGTCAAAGCGATGCAGACGGAACTGCCGAAGATGGGCGTCGTGGACCGCAACGGCGCCTACAACACCAACCGGACGGATTTCCTGGAGTTCGTCAACCTTCTCACCGTGGCTGAAGCGGTGGCGGAGGGGGCGCTGCGCCGGGAAGAGAGCCGGGGGGCGCACTACCGCAGCGATTTCCCCGAAGCGGACGCCGCCCTGGCCGTGCATTCGCTCAGCTGTATCAAAGAGGAGGGACTGTGTTTCGATTTCCAATGA
- a CDS encoding 2Fe-2S iron-sulfur cluster-binding protein, whose amino-acid sequence MKIAVKRADETVTYAVDFEGTLLELLIHIKTYVDPTLTFASGCRSSVCGSCAVRVNGTEALACSYKPADGDLVEPLRNAEVIRDLVVNMDRPLSFNAGAQAWIDPVSGVIRMGHAEEKANELQSDCILCGSCYSACPVYAVKPDFEGPFALTRSWRYVSDARTADVRGKLEAVQQNGIWDCTLCNECVPVCPQGIAPKQDINLLRTKSGMEGFMDPNMMGGFGGLDFGAPSF is encoded by the coding sequence ATGAAAATTGCCGTCAAAAGAGCAGATGAAACCGTCACCTATGCTGTCGATTTCGAGGGAACGCTGCTGGAACTTCTCATCCACATCAAGACGTATGTCGATCCGACCCTGACTTTTGCCTCGGGCTGCCGCTCCAGCGTCTGCGGCAGCTGCGCCGTGCGGGTTAACGGCACCGAGGCTCTCGCCTGCAGCTACAAACCCGCCGACGGCGATCTCGTCGAGCCGCTGCGCAACGCCGAGGTGATCCGGGACCTCGTTGTCAATATGGACCGTCCCCTCTCCTTCAACGCCGGGGCGCAGGCGTGGATCGACCCGGTCAGCGGTGTGATCCGCATGGGACACGCGGAGGAGAAGGCGAACGAGCTGCAAAGCGACTGCATCCTCTGCGGCTCCTGCTACAGCGCCTGCCCCGTCTACGCCGTCAAGCCGGATTTCGAAGGGCCGTTTGCCCTGACGCGCAGCTGGCGTTATGTCAGCGACGCCCGGACGGCGGATGTGCGCGGTAAACTCGAAGCGGTCCAGCAAAACGGTATCTGGGACTGTACGCTCTGCAACGAGTGTGTCCCCGTCTGCCCCCAGGGGATCGCGCCCAAGCAGGACATCAACCTGCTGCGCACCAAGAGCGGCATGGAGGGGTTCATGGACCCGAACATGATGGGCGGCTTCGGCGGCCTGGACTTCGGGGCACCGAGTTTTTAA
- a CDS encoding YajQ family cyclic di-GMP-binding protein gives MAAKEHSFDISAKIDMQAFKDAIIQAEREVATRYDFKGLTADIDYNEKAKTLTLVSASDNKLDALQDIVIGKLLKRGLTSNVLDKQGVEDSSGGNRKQLFKVVDYIEAKEAKKIAAEIKNLKLKVTAQIEGDHIRVKGKQLDDLQKVIREIRGMEWDAPLVFENMR, from the coding sequence ATGGCAGCAAAAGAGCACAGTTTCGATATTTCGGCCAAGATCGACATGCAGGCATTCAAAGATGCCATCATCCAGGCCGAGCGCGAGGTGGCGACCCGCTATGACTTCAAGGGCCTCACCGCCGATATCGACTACAACGAAAAAGCCAAAACATTGACGTTAGTAAGCGCCAGCGACAACAAACTCGATGCGCTGCAGGATATCGTCATCGGCAAACTGCTCAAGCGTGGGTTGACGTCGAACGTCCTGGACAAGCAGGGAGTCGAAGACAGCAGCGGCGGCAACCGCAAGCAGCTGTTCAAAGTGGTCGACTACATCGAGGCCAAGGAGGCGAAGAAGATCGCCGCCGAGATCAAGAACCTCAAGCTCAAAGTGACCGCGCAGATCGAAGGGGATCATATCAGGGTCAAGGGCAAACAGCTCGACGACCTCCAAAAGGTGATCCGTGAGATCCGAGGCATGGAGTGGGACGCCCCGCTCGTCTTTGAAAATATGCGCTGA
- a CDS encoding SIMPL domain-containing protein (The SIMPL domain is named for its presence in mouse protein SIMPL (signalling molecule that associates with mouse pelle-like kinase). Bacterial member BP26, from Brucella, was shown to assemble into a channel-like structure, while YggE from E. coli has been associated with resistance to oxidative stress.) produces MQKSTAAILGLFIFLGLGLFGYLLSTAALTVKGMERVVTVKGLAEREVTADKAIWPIKFDEAGNDLGSLYATVERKSAAVTAFLKAHGFSGEEITVSPPSIVDRQAQNYGNTANIAFRYTAATVVTVYTEKIDAVRQSMREIADLGKDGIALSGQNYEYRTQFLFTGLNDLKPSMIQEATKNARVVAEKFATDSASRLGKIKTASQGQFSITDRDSSTPYIKKVRVVSTVSYYLSD; encoded by the coding sequence ATGCAAAAATCGACCGCCGCCATCCTCGGCCTCTTCATCTTTCTCGGGCTCGGGCTTTTCGGCTACCTGCTCTCCACCGCCGCACTGACCGTCAAGGGAATGGAGAGGGTCGTTACCGTCAAAGGGCTGGCCGAACGCGAGGTCACGGCGGACAAGGCGATCTGGCCCATCAAGTTCGACGAAGCCGGGAACGACCTGGGCTCCCTCTATGCGACCGTGGAACGCAAAAGCGCCGCCGTCACCGCCTTTTTGAAGGCACACGGTTTCAGCGGGGAGGAGATAACGGTCTCGCCGCCTTCCATCGTCGACCGTCAGGCTCAGAACTACGGCAATACGGCCAATATCGCATTCCGCTACACGGCTGCAACCGTCGTCACGGTCTATACGGAAAAGATCGATGCCGTCCGCCAAAGCATGAGGGAGATCGCCGATCTGGGCAAAGACGGCATCGCACTTTCGGGCCAGAACTATGAGTACCGCACCCAGTTCCTCTTTACCGGACTCAACGATCTCAAACCCTCCATGATCCAAGAGGCGACGAAAAATGCCCGCGTCGTCGCCGAGAAGTTCGCCACAGACTCCGCCAGCCGCCTGGGCAAGATCAAAACGGCCAGCCAGGGGCAGTTCTCCATCACGGACCGTGACAGCTCGACGCCTTATATCAAAAAGGTCCGGGTCGTCTCGACGGTGAGCTATTATCTTTCGGATTAA
- a CDS encoding helicase-related protein encodes MAKKKKKLTRLNASIRRYFDGDGFDEGIERVETATLGELVQTLGFVPESWEREELVRTLRRLWSDADVEMRQAITAFFTAEGRVYPSPNTKEPSVERSEKIDAILETMDVTPSEARALHNSFIEVRTKKITPEKMEAKLAHLRFEQKRARIEKACEGRFDLDDRFEFNALLDYDLFGEQFRKIHPLKTPAFSFTYLNDSDEAELIAEITTAKAEVTQQKQAELGAFLATLGTDHPYLAPEQIVQTLKSAPPDSRLTHPPLPDTLLRAILERQTPLSTMLQTDEEIVLGIRDSFIPQGFLHPIEHEAHLSLLRDPVLAAVWAGGPIDVTGELETTLKNEREAFGAQLETLAGECAELAKLLSPSRDEILQWLEAELSEHLGDHLSINSKLWRKTLFHWERHIHDALLRRQRQELLARTIRDFKNLFPLARELRRKLIFYTGPTNSGKTWRAMQALEKADTGYYLAPLRLLALEGYESLREHGIGASLITGEEQLIDEEATHISSTIEMLDFNTDVDVCVIDEVQMLGDRDRGWAWANAIIGAPAKTVIMTGSENAVDAVQKLADYLGEPLEVVHCERKNPLELMTHATPVTHIQPATAVIAFSRKEVLRLKQQLAQHFRVSVVYGNLSPEVRREEARRFREGETEVLVATDAIAMGLNLPIQTILFSRGDKFDGENQRPLTASEIHQISGRAGRYGIKEKGHVGAIRPDVLSMIHKQFHKPARPVTVPFNVMANLDHIKLVSGILEEESLAEILTFFVKNMQFTGPFRAANLESMLEAAAIVDRYELDLTAKFHLAAAPLTLKSPYIVAAYERYVRSLAQAKPIAYIPPANLGDYALTTDELLEAEDRVKEISLYLWLAYRFTDAFVDTEKAREWRGTLNRFIETSLKKSEFVPRCRQCTKPLPLNSEYAICQSCFRRLNREKRSGERTKQGKFRA; translated from the coding sequence ATGGCAAAAAAGAAAAAGAAGCTGACACGCCTTAACGCCTCCATCCGCCGCTATTTCGACGGCGACGGTTTTGACGAAGGGATCGAACGCGTCGAGACCGCGACCCTGGGCGAACTCGTCCAGACACTCGGGTTCGTGCCCGAAAGCTGGGAGCGCGAGGAGCTGGTCCGGACGCTGCGCCGCCTCTGGAGCGACGCCGACGTCGAAATGCGGCAGGCGATCACGGCGTTTTTTACCGCCGAGGGGCGGGTCTACCCTTCCCCCAATACCAAAGAGCCCTCCGTCGAGCGCAGCGAAAAGATCGACGCCATCCTGGAGACAATGGATGTCACCCCTTCCGAAGCCCGCGCCCTGCATAACAGCTTCATCGAAGTGCGCACGAAGAAGATCACGCCCGAAAAGATGGAAGCGAAGCTCGCGCACCTGCGCTTCGAGCAGAAACGCGCCCGCATCGAGAAGGCGTGCGAAGGGCGCTTTGACCTTGACGACCGTTTCGAATTCAACGCCCTGCTCGATTACGACCTTTTCGGGGAGCAGTTCCGCAAGATCCATCCCCTGAAAACCCCGGCCTTCTCCTTCACCTACCTGAACGACAGCGACGAAGCGGAACTGATCGCGGAGATCACAACGGCCAAGGCGGAGGTGACACAGCAGAAGCAGGCCGAACTGGGCGCCTTTCTCGCCACCCTCGGCACGGACCACCCCTACCTGGCGCCGGAGCAGATCGTCCAGACCCTCAAGAGCGCCCCGCCCGATTCGCGCCTTACCCATCCGCCGCTGCCCGACACCCTCCTGCGCGCCATCCTGGAGCGGCAGACCCCGCTCAGCACGATGCTGCAGACCGATGAGGAGATCGTTCTGGGCATACGGGACAGCTTTATCCCGCAGGGGTTCCTTCACCCGATCGAACATGAAGCCCATCTCTCCTTGCTGCGCGATCCCGTCCTTGCCGCCGTCTGGGCGGGCGGGCCGATCGACGTCACCGGCGAACTCGAAACGACGCTGAAAAACGAGCGCGAAGCCTTCGGCGCGCAGCTCGAGACCCTCGCCGGCGAATGCGCCGAACTCGCCAAACTGCTGAGCCCCTCCCGCGACGAGATCCTGCAGTGGCTGGAGGCGGAGCTCTCCGAACACCTCGGCGACCACCTCTCCATCAACTCCAAGCTCTGGCGCAAGACCCTCTTTCACTGGGAGCGCCACATCCACGACGCCCTTCTGCGCCGCCAGCGCCAGGAGCTGCTCGCCCGCACCATCCGCGATTTTAAAAACCTCTTCCCCCTCGCCCGCGAACTGCGCCGCAAGCTCATCTTTTACACCGGCCCGACCAACAGCGGGAAGACCTGGCGCGCGATGCAGGCGCTGGAAAAAGCCGACACCGGGTATTACCTCGCCCCCCTGCGGCTGCTTGCGCTTGAGGGGTACGAGTCCCTGCGCGAACACGGCATCGGCGCCTCGCTCATTACCGGCGAGGAGCAGCTGATCGACGAGGAGGCGACGCATATCAGCTCGACCATCGAGATGCTCGATTTCAACACGGATGTCGACGTCTGCGTCATCGACGAGGTCCAGATGCTCGGCGACCGGGACCGGGGATGGGCCTGGGCGAATGCCATTATCGGCGCCCCCGCCAAGACCGTCATTATGACCGGGTCTGAGAATGCCGTCGACGCGGTGCAGAAGCTGGCCGACTACCTCGGCGAACCGCTGGAAGTCGTGCACTGCGAACGCAAGAACCCGCTGGAGCTGATGACCCACGCCACCCCCGTCACCCATATCCAGCCTGCCACCGCCGTCATCGCTTTTTCCCGCAAAGAGGTGCTGCGGCTCAAGCAGCAGCTCGCCCAGCACTTCCGCGTCAGCGTCGTCTACGGCAACCTCTCCCCCGAAGTGCGGCGGGAGGAGGCGCGCCGGTTCCGCGAAGGGGAGACGGAGGTCCTCGTCGCCACCGACGCCATAGCCATGGGGCTCAACCTCCCCATCCAGACGATCCTCTTCTCACGGGGCGACAAGTTTGACGGCGAGAACCAGCGGCCGCTGACCGCCTCGGAGATCCACCAGATCAGCGGGCGGGCCGGCCGCTACGGCATCAAAGAGAAGGGGCATGTCGGTGCGATCCGCCCCGACGTCCTCTCCATGATCCACAAACAGTTCCACAAACCCGCGCGCCCCGTGACGGTCCCCTTCAACGTCATGGCAAACCTGGACCACATCAAGCTTGTCTCGGGGATTTTGGAGGAGGAGTCGCTCGCAGAAATTCTCACCTTCTTCGTCAAGAACATGCAGTTCACCGGCCCTTTCCGCGCCGCCAACCTCGAGTCCATGCTCGAAGCGGCCGCCATCGTCGACCGGTACGAGCTCGACCTGACGGCGAAGTTCCACCTCGCCGCCGCGCCGCTGACGCTCAAATCGCCCTATATCGTCGCGGCCTACGAGCGCTACGTGCGTTCACTGGCCCAGGCCAAGCCGATCGCCTATATTCCCCCGGCCAACCTCGGCGATTACGCCCTCACGACCGACGAGCTCCTCGAGGCCGAGGACCGGGTCAAGGAGATCTCGCTCTACCTCTGGCTCGCCTACCGCTTCACCGACGCCTTCGTCGATACGGAGAAGGCCCGCGAATGGCGCGGCACCCTCAACCGCTTCATCGAAACCTCATTGAAAAAGAGCGAGTTCGTCCCCCGATGCCGCCAGTGTACGAAACCGCTGCCGCTCAACTCCGAGTACGCCATCTGCCAGAGCTGCTTCCGACGCCTCAACCGCGAAAAACGCAGCGGGGAACGCACCAAACAGGGAAAATTCAGGGCATAA
- a CDS encoding DUF309 domain-containing protein: protein MLTREHADAFLACLDEERYYDAHEALEDVWFPLRMQKTPEVLLLKGLINASVSFELHKRGRPHKAPGPWGVYMKYREYLPEIGGQNPLYFELDDAVHAVQRSLGA, encoded by the coding sequence ATGCTGACACGTGAACACGCCGACGCGTTTCTCGCCTGTCTGGACGAGGAGCGCTACTACGACGCCCACGAAGCCCTGGAAGATGTCTGGTTCCCGCTGCGCATGCAGAAGACGCCGGAAGTGTTGTTGCTCAAGGGGCTGATCAATGCCAGTGTCAGTTTCGAACTGCACAAGCGCGGCCGGCCGCATAAAGCGCCCGGACCGTGGGGCGTCTACATGAAGTACCGCGAATATCTGCCGGAGATCGGCGGGCAGAACCCGCTCTATTTCGAGCTTGACGATGCCGTCCATGCGGTCCAAAGGAGTCTTGGTGCCTGA